In the genome of Patescibacteria group bacterium, the window TGGTGCGATGACCCAGAAGATCCAAATTACAATAAGTTGGTAAGACTTCCATACAAAGCTGGGCATGAAAAACTCTGGAGGGATGACGATCTCTACGACATAATAGTTATTTTGGGATACAACGACGATCCACCGAAGTCAGGAAAAGGAAGCGCAATTTTTATGCATATAGCACGAGACAATTATTCTCCAACCGCAGGGTGTATTGCACTCTCTCTAAAAGATCTTATAGAAATTCTCAAAAAAGCGAATAAAGAAACACATGTTTGTGTAAATAAGTAGAAATCTCCACAATTCTGATTTGTAGTATTAAACGTAATTTAACCTATTTTCTCCGGTTTATAGTTTTCAGGTGCATCCGCGAGGTATTTTTCAAGTTGTTCGCGGGTAACAAGACCTTCTTGTGCTCCAAC includes:
- a CDS encoding L,D-transpeptidase family protein, coding for MAHINVSSSGSIEFLGKKYKVALGKNGVTEYKKEGDEATPVGCMPIREIFYRSDKIQKPDTMLPINALHETDGWCDDPEDPNYNKLVRLPYKAGHEKLWRDDDLYDIIVILGYNDDPPKSGKGSAIFMHIARDNYSPTAGCIALSLKDLIEILKKANKETHVCVNK